In Streptomyces sclerotialus, the DNA window CATCTCCCGCGCATCCCTCTATCGGACCTGGGGCCACCTCAAGGACGAGTTCGAGAAGCGGCGGGCAGCCGCCTGGGCAGCCGGACAGCAGCCTGACCCGCGCGAGGCCCGCATCGCCCGGCTGCGTGATCTCAACCAGCGGCTCACCGGCAAACTCGCCCGCACCCACACCGAGCTCACGCAGCTCAAGGAACGTCACCAACTGCTGCTGTCGGTTCTGGCGGCCAAGGACGACGAGGTCCAGCGGCTCCGCCGCGAGCTGAGTACGTTCGCTTCGGCCCCGAATCAAGGGCAGGGGGACGACGCCCTGGGCGTCGTCCCCCTGCCCCGGCGCTGATGTCAGAGCCGTCACCCGCAGGGACGAACCGCGCGACGCTACGTCGACGCTCGCCAACCGAGACAGACACCCGAACCTTCTGCCGGGCGAGAGGCATCAGCTGCCCTGCGGGAGCGAGACACCGGAGAAGGTGGACACGACCTTCGTCGCGTTAACCCAGTAGTCGGCCAGCAGATGCGCCAGGTACAGCAGCATCGCGATCTCAGCGAACACGGGTGTCTCCTGCAGATCAGGCGGCCAGGGCGGGGGCATCCGCACAGGCCACACACATGCCGAGTGAGGTCGAGATGGTGCAGCCCACATCCCGCCCGCATTCGGGGCAGGTGCGGCGGGCGGTGTTCGCCTTGGCCAGCGCCGCCCACTTCGCCGGCGTCATCGGCCGGACCGGCATCGCCAGATCAAGGCGGTAGAGGTAGGCGACCCGCAGACCGGCGCGGTAGCGACGTGAGCACCACAGGATCTGCGCAGCGACCTCCTGCCCGCCCGGCCGTAGCCCGCGGGCGCGGAGCTGCCGCCGAGTGGCCAGACCGTCCGGGGCGAGGCGGAACGGGTAAGTGGGGATGCCGTAGCGCAGGCCGTTCGGGTCGTAGAACCGCATCAGGGCCTACCGGCCAGCGCGGCGCCGTTGACCGGGCGGGGCGCGTCGCGCAGCTCCTGGTAGCGGGAGGAGACCCAGCCCGCCGACCAGCCGGTCAGCTCGGCCGCGGTCCGTACCGGCAGCTCGGCCGCGAACGCGACCTGCACGGTGGCCCGGGCCTTGTCCTCCGACTGCTTCTCCTTGGCCGGGCCAGCGGCGAGGAGAGCCTCGCGTTCACGCGCGGCCCGCTCCTCGCGCTGCTGGCGTTCACGCTCGACGCGCTCCCGGCGCTCGGCGGCCTCACGTTCACGGCGTTCACGCTCGCGCTGCTGCTGTTCACGCTCCCGGCGCTCGCGTTCACGCTCCTCGCGCTCGGCACGCTCGCGGGCCTCTTCCCGCTCGCGCTCCTCCCGCCTTGCCCGCTCCTCGCGTTCAGCCTGTTCACGGGCGAGCTGGGCCTAGTGCTCGCGCTGTTCACGGGCCAGCGCGGCAGCATGCTCCCGCTCCTCCCGCCGCTCCCGGGCGGCCTGTTCCCGGCGCTCGCGCTCGGCCTGCTTCTTGTCCTCCAGCGCGGTCACCGCGCGGGTGATGGCGCGCCGGTAGGCAAGTCCGGTCTCGGCCGTGACGATCAGCAGGAGCGGCGCCACGGAGTGGACGGCTACTCCCACCAGGTCGCCCTTTCAGGGCGGAGTCGGCGATGTTCAGGGCCAGGGTCATGGCGCCGGTCATCCACCGCAGGGCGATGGGCCACCGGCCGCCGTGCCCGCCCAGGCGGGCCAGGACCGAGTCCAGACGGACTACGATCACGACCGCGGCGTCGACCACCAGCGGCAGGATCGGGGCCGTCCACACCCAGCCGTCGGGCGTGTGGGAGGCCATCAGCGGCGTGACGGTCAGGATCGAGTAGAGCATCGCGCCACCCCCGACGATCAGCCACGTGCCGGCCGACAGCGCACTGCTGAACGCACCTGAACACCGTTCATCCCGCACCCCCCGACCGCTCGACGTCGGGTGCGATGACGCTCAGGAAATGGTCACGGCCGGCGTCGTAGATGAACGGCACGCGCCGCCACCGGACCTCCGACACGGGGCGTTCATCCATCGGGCCCCAATCGCTCAGCGGGACTCCCAGGGTGGCCACATAGGCGAAGGCGGCCGACTGGTTCGGGGGGACGCTGTGGGCTCTCCGTAGTGGAGCAGCAGCGCCATGGACGCGTCTGCCGGCGTCTGGCTCAACTCCTCCAGGCGCTTCGCCATGTCGGCCAGCTCGGTACGGGCCGCGGCCAGCTCGGCGGCCGTGTCCTCCAGCGTGATCTGGAGCGACCGGACCTCCTGACGGGAGGTCTCGGCCTTCTTCTCAGCGGCCTCGGCGCGGGCCGTGAGTACGAACGTCTCCCGGATGTGGGAGCCGTAGGCGGTGTTGGCCTGCTGCTCCAGCTCGCGGGTCCGGGCGCGGGCGGCGTCCAGATGGGCGAGACGGTTTCGGGTGACGATGCGGATCACGCCGCGTCCCCCATCCCGGCCTGGTTGGCCAGCGCGGTACGGGCGGCCAGCACCTTGCGGCAGGCCCGGCGCAGACGCTGCGCGCCCAGCTCGGAGGGCGGCTGGTCCAACAGGCTGATCTGCACGTCCAGCAGTTCGACCTCCGCCTGAATGACGGGCATCTCGCGCTCGATCGCGTCCAGCTCAGCGGCCGACGGCTCCCCGTCGACCGGGGTGGCGGTAACAACCGCCTGAACAGCAGCGATGTGCTTCATGGGTCGTGGTCCTCTCACAGGTGAACGGCCCGAACAGCGGCCCCGGGTCTAGCCACCCGGGGCCGCGCGCCGTTGGAGCGGTACATCCGGCTCCCCTCAGCCCCGCCCGTACGACCGCAAGGGCCGGACGGGCAGAGGAGGCAACCGGCCGCAGCAGAGAAGCGCCGCGGAAGATTGGCAGGGCTTCGCTGAGGCACCGTTGCCACGGCGCTCAGTCCCGAGCCTGAGTTGGTGCGTCATCGTCACTGCTCTGACGCCAGCAGGGCGGCGCATACCAGGTGGCAACCAAGGGGCTGACCTCCAGTGATGAAGGGATGATCCCCAGGGCTGTTCTCCAGAGCTGATACGCGGACAGGACAGGTTCACCTGCCACTAAGTGGCCGCCGGCGGCCATCACCCGGGCCGTTGCGGGGACGGGGACTCTCACCCCGCTCATTTGTCTCGCTGTTGAGTTCTCAAGCCGCAGCCGCTTCCTTCGGGCCCGTCTCACGGAGGCCCTCCGGGCGGTACTTCACAGGACGAACTGGGCATAAAGCACCCCAGGACTTCCCGTCCTCAGCTCCTCTTTAGGAGTTGCCACGGCCATGGCCGATCTCCCGCAGGTCGTCAACACCTCTTGAGGACTTATGCTGAGACGGCCCACCAGACAGGGACGGTGAACACCACGTGGCGAAGGCATACGAGCGGATCGCTGACGATCTCCGGCAACGCATCCGTGCAGGTGAACTCAAGGCTGGCGAACGTCTGCCTGCTGAAACGAAACTTGTGGAGCAGTACCGCAAGAGTCTGCCGACCGTGCGGCAAGCACTCGGCGTGTTGCAGGCAGAAGGGCTGATCGAGAAGCAGCATGGACGCGGCAACGTCGTTCGCAAGCCTCGCCAGCTGGTGACCCGGACCAACGAACGGCACCAGCGGGAGAAGGGCAGGGCGCGACAGTCGCTCGACAAGCGTCAGGAAACCGGGGCGACAGAGCTCGACACGGGCCTCACCACTTCTGACCTCGTGTTCAGCGCCGAGTACGGCGAGACGGAGGCTGACGACGATCTGGCCCAAGCCTTCAGTGTGCCGGTCGGCACGCGCCTACTGGAGCGCGTGTACCGCACCCGGTATCGGGAGGAGGAAGCCCCGTTCAACGTCTCCCGCTCCCGGCTCCTCTACGACGTAGCCGCAGCCAACCCCGCCCTGCTCGACGAGGGCAACGAACCGTGGCCCGGCGGCACGCAGAGCCAGCTCCACAGCGTCGACGTGGAAGTCGACCGGGTAGTAGAGCGAGTCTCAGCCAGGCCGCCCACGGCTGAAGAGGCGGAAGACCTAGGCTTGACAGCAGGTGTAGCTGTCATGGTCCTCCGGAAGACGTGCATCGACACCAACGGCCGAGTAGTCGAGGTAGCTGACGTGACGCTGCCGGGGGACCGGACGGAACTGAAGTTCGTCACTCCGCTGGACAGGTGGTGAGGCATGACCCGCATCATCACCATCATGACCGCCGTGCATGCCCCTGGGGCCGAGCACCTGCCGGCGGCTTACCAATCGCTGACCGAGCAAGAACTCCCGCACGGATGGAACTGGCAGTGGGTCATTCAGGAGGACGGCGAAACAGAGGCCGTCGCACCTCACGTGCCTGACGATGATCGGGTGACCTTCGGACAGGGACGCGCAGGCCGTGCAGCCATGGCTCGGACCATGGGCCTGTCCCGAGCACGCGGCGAATTCGTCAAGGTGCTAGATGCCGATGACATGCTGACGCCTGGCACGTTGGCGCGCGATATCGCTGCTCTCGGAGACGACGAGATCGGGTGGACCACATCACGTGTTCTAGATCTCCTGCCCGACGGCACCACGGTGGGGTTCGACGGAGACCCTGCCCCTGGAGTAATTGAGTGCGGGGCAGTGCTCGACTTCTGGAAGGCGCACGACTACCGCGCGCAGGTCCACCCGGCGACTCTGTGCGTCCGGCGCGAACTACTCCTGGCATTGGGCGGCTGGATGGCCCTTCCCGCATCGGAGGATACGGGGCTTCTGCTAGCCCTGAATGCCGTCAGTCGCGGATGGTTCAACAGCGAAGCCGGGCTCCTGTACCGGAAGTGGCCGGGACAGGTGACGGGCCAGGCAGCCCATGTGCACGCGGGCGAGCGGGAAGCCCGAATGGCCGTAGTGGAAGCTCGCGCGCGGGCCCTCGCCGACCTGCCGGGTTGGCGGTTTGGGAAGGCAACGGCTGACGGCAGTCGTTGACGGCAACCTCGGTGCACTTCGCCGCACCACAGGAGACTTCCGCGTACCTCGCGAACTAGGCGGGTCCACTGAAAGCCTAACATCACAGGCCTCAGGAAGAACTCCTAAAGTGGGTGTCGCAGGTTCGAATCCTGCCGGGGGCACCAGCGTGAAGACCACCCCTAAACGTTTAGGGGTGGTCTTTGACATCCACATCTGACATCAACGGCGCGATCAGTCAGCGGTACGACGCCTCTTGAGCAGCCGGTCCATGTGACTGATGGACTCGCGCTGCGTGTCCTGCACGACGTGCGTGCACACGTCCATCGTGATGCTGATCTGACTGTGGCCAAGGATCTCCATCACGACGCGCGGAGCAACTCCGGCCGCAGTCGGCAAGGTCGCGCATCCATACCGGGCATCGTGCAGCCGGATCACTCGAAGACCGGCGGACTTGGCGACGCCGGTAGTTCGCAACGAGCGACATCCAGCACCCCCGTCCGGGCCGTCTCTGGGCCGTGCAGGGGTGCTCAACGTTGACCAACAATGACAGGCGACAACGACTCAACCGCAGGTCAGACGAACAAGCGATGGCTTCTCCGCTGGTCAGGGAACCAACGGGTCACTTCTTCGGCTTCTGAGAGCTAGGCAGTCCGGCAACACGCTCTGTATGGGCTTCTCTTCGATAGCCGTCGCCGGCCCGCTCTTCACAAGCGGGGCGGCACTCATAGTTGCTGGTGTCGCACGTTGGACTCAGCGTGGGGTCGCGCGTGACCGGGTTCAGTGGGAGGCCCGGCTCGAAGTAGCCAAGCTGAGCGAGGCTCGCTTCGCTGCCGCTCTGGACCACCTGATCCAGGCTGCTGACGCAGCGAATCGGTACATCGTGAGGTCAGACGACTTCGATGTTACCGACTACGACAAGAGGGAGCCCTACGTCCTCTCCATCTTGGACCCGATTAGCCGGGCCCGCGTTGAGGTGGCGGCGTTGCCGCTCTTCGAAGGGAAGAGCACGGTCGACCAGGCAATCAAGTCGCTGGAAGCCTTGGTGGCTCCGCCTGAGAGCGCGAAAGAACTGAGGCGGTCCTGGGAGCCAAAACTGATAGGCCAAGCGATCACCCTGCTGAGCAGGGAACGAAGCCTCTATGTTGAGAGAGCACTCGGCATCGCATCGTCCGGTGAAGGGGCGCGGCGCCGACTGTTCGTGGGACGCCGAAGACTGCTCCCTCCTAGGAGTGCTGGACAGGCCTGACTAGTTGAGAACGCGCGAGCGGCCCAGTGCGCGGCATATGCGCCTGGATGTTTCTTGTCGCCCGCTGTGCGCTCTCCCTGCTCCGCGAGGTTAGGCGCACCCTGGTCCCCCGTCCTGAGTGAAATGCCCTAGGGGGACACATGGGTGAGTGGAAGCAGGGGAAGTGCGGTTGGCCTTTAGCGAATGGACGCCGCTGCCAGAACAAGACGATGAAGGGCACGGCCCGTTGCTACCGCCATCAGGGGGACTGGACGAAGCGGGGTCAGGAGGAGAACAGGAAGCGGGTGCGGCGCCGCAAGAAGTGAGGTTTGGCGACACAGCGCGGCGCGGGAACCGGGGTCGACCGGACAGCAAGTCTTGGGCGGTATCTGGGACGTCCGAGGTCGCTCAGCAGCGGTTAGCGACGACCAATGACGCCGTACTCGGCATTGGCGATCAGCGCTCAGACCAGGGAAAACGCAGGTCGTCAAGATCACTAGCAAGACCCAGGGCAAGAAGAAGCCGGCGCGGCAGATATGGCCCTAGGCGTCGTTCGCTCCGGTCGACCGGATCAACGAACCTCAAGGACCACGAGAACCTGCCCGTAGGCACTTTCGGCGTGTTGTGGGCATTCGTCCACATGCCCTTGGGCATGATCAGGGCGCTGTTGGACCGCCCGTAGTGGGCCCGCCGAGATGGAGTGCGCATGGAAGACCACGCAGTCAAGCATCAGTGGCAGGTGGAGCTGGGTAACCGCCGTGTGGAGACGCTGAAGAGCGTCACTGGTGTGACGATTGAACAGGAGTACGTCGAACTGTCGCAGAACTCGCCGGACGGGAAGCCGGTACCCGACCTGGTTTTGGGGGCGCCGGCGTTCTTCGGAACCCTGACTCTTACGCGCGGCATGGACAAGAGCGATAAGTTCACTCAGTGGATCATGGACTCCCGCGATCCGACCAAGACCGAAGCCAGTGCCGAAGACATCATCCTGGTGTACGTGAACGCGCAGAACGATACGGTGAGGAAGTTTCAGCTCACTGGCGCGCGCCCTATCTCCTGGAGTACTACGGACCTGGCTGCGGGTGAAACCGGCCAGGTCGACGAAACACTCGAACTCCAATTCGTCACCTGCGACCCTGTGTGAACGGCCCAGGCCGCACTCAGCGGACTGGCTGGTCACGTGGTTGTCGCTAGATGTAGCAGCAGTCCCTTCAGCAGTTGAGTACGCACCTGGTCAGTCCGAAACGCTAGCCAAACTCAAGCCGGGCAGCGCGTCTGACATCCGCGACTGACATCAACAGTGGCGGACGACGGGAGACGCGAGCGGGTCAGCGCGGTCCCGAAGACGTACGACGCGCAGGCCCCAACAGCCAGCCGGGTGAACTCCTAAACGGGTGTCGCAGGTTCGAATCCTGCCGGGGGCATCAGCGTGAAGGCCCCGACCGGTCCGGTCGGGGCCTTCGGCGTGCGCGGGGACGGAACGTTTTGGCAACCGCCGTGCAAGCTATGGGTGGTTGAGGCCACGGGTCCCGCTTGTCGGCGTGCGGGAACGGGAGTTCTTACGCTGCTCCAGTGATCTTGCGGGTAGGGGGCGGGCCGCGAGCGGGTTCCGGCGGGCGGGCGCTGTTAGGTGGGCTGCGTGGCATCTGAACTCTTCACGCGTCCGCGACTTTTCGCGGGAGCGCGTACGACGCCGTTGTCGGTGATGTAGGTGGTGTGCGAGATCTCGGTGCACCCGTCCGCGACGGCCCCACCAGGCACCGAGAAAGCCGATGGAGCCGGTGCGTCCGGTGGGACAGACGTAGCCGGCGGAGTGGAATCACCTCACCCGCCCGGTGATACCGGCGACAGCGGCACGGCCCTCTTCGGGTGGGCGAGGGAGCTCGTCACGCCCGCGCTGCGCCGGGTCGTGGAAGACCTGCCCGCGCCGCAGCGGGAGGTCGCCGGGTACCACCGCGGCTGGAGCGGAGCCGCGCTGCCTGGCGCCGAGGGCGGCGGGAAGGCCGTACGCCCGGCCCTCGTCTTCCTGTCGGCGATGGCGGTCGGCGCGCCACCGGAGAGCGTGATCCCGGGGGCCGTCGCGGTCGAGCTGGTGCACGACTTCTCGCTGCTGCACGACGACGTCATCGACGCCGACCCGCTGCGCCGCCACCGGCCCGCCGTGTGGCGGCGGTACGGCACACCCGCCGCGGTACTGGCCGGGGACGCCCTGCTGGTCAGTGCGCTCGCCGTGCTGGCCGCCGAGGCCGTACCGCACGCCGGCGCCGCCACCCGGGAACTGTCCCGCATGCTCGACGACTTGCTGCGCGGACAGAGCCAGGACGTGGCCTTCGAGAGCACCGCCCGGGTGCGCGCCGATGAGTACCTGGAGATGGCGGCGGGGAAGACGGGCGCCCTGATGGGGTGCGCGTGCGCCTTGGGAGGGCTGCTGGCCGGCGCGTCCGAGGAACGGACCGCCGGGCTGCGGGACTTCGGACGCCACTTGGGCATCGCCTTCCAGTGCGTGGACGACCTGCTGGGCATCTGGGGCGCGACGCGGCGCAGCGGGAAGCCGGTGGGCGCGGACGTCGCGGCGCGCAAGAAGTCGTTGCCGGTGGCGGTGGCGCTGGCCGACACCGGGCCCGCCGGGCGGCGGCTGGCGGAGCTGTACGACCGTACGGAGCCGCTGTCGGCCGCGGACGTCGCGACGGCCACCGAGCTGATCGAACAGGCCGGCGGCCGGGAGGCGACCGCGGTGGAGGCCAGGCGGCAGGTGGGCGCCGCGATGCGGGCGCTGGCCCGCGCGGAGCCGGTGCCGTCCGTGTACCGGCAGTTGCACGACCTCGCGCTGCTGATCACGCGGCGGGATCACTGAGAATGCGGCGACGTGCGTGATCCGCAGGGGCGCGCACGTAACCCGTAAGGCCCCGCGCCCGTTTTCCCCAGTGGCCATTCCACTTTCTTGGCGGTATTGCGGGACCCAGCCGGGGGGCGGCGGATTTTTGGAACAGAGACAGCACACCATCGACGCACATTATGCGGCGGCCGGCGGGCTTCCGGCGGTCAGCGTGTACGGCCTGCAGGTCGTGCGCGGGGATCGGGCAATTCTGGCGGACATCAGTTTCGCCGTCCCCCGTGGGTCGATCGTCGGTCTGCTCGGTCCCAGCGGCTGCGGGAAGACCACGCTTCTGCGGTCCGTGGTCGGAATTCAGTCGAGCGTGGCGGGGCACGTCCAGGTGCTCGGCCACCCGGCCGGAGCGGCGGCGCTGGAAACACGCGTCGGGTATGTCACGCAGGCGCCGTCCGCCTATGCCGATCTGACGGTTCTGGAGAATCTGCGCTATTTCTCCGCGGCGCTGGGGCTGCGGGGCTGGCGCCGGGAGAACGCCGTGGTGCGGGTGGTCAAGGAGGTCGACCTGGCGGACTGGGCCGACCAGCCCGTCGGGCGGCTGTCCGGCGGTCAGTACTCGCGCGTCTCGCTGGCCGTCGCGCTGCTCGGCTCGCCGGAACTGCTGGTGATGGACGAGCCGACGGTGGGCCTCGATCCGCTCATCCGGCAGGAACTGTGGACGGTCTTCCGGCGGTTGGCCGACGAGGGCACCACCCTGCTCGTCTCCAGTCACGTGATGGACGAGGCCGACCGCTGCGACCGGCTGCTGCTGATGCGCGACGGACGCCTGCTGGCCTCCTGCGAACGGACGGAACTGCTGGCGCACACAGGCTGCGGAAGCGTGGAGAGCGCCTTCATGCGGCTGGTACGACCGAAGTCGGGAACGGTACCCGACGGCCCACCGCCCGCGCCGGAGGCCGCAGGCTCCGCACCGGGTGCCGCGGGCTCCGTACCAGTGGCCGCGAACTCCGCACCGGAGACAGCGCGCTGCGCACCGGAGCACGCGCAGGCCGCACCGGAAGGGGCTGCGCCCCCGGCGTCACCGGAGGAAGTTGCCGCCGACTCCGGGGAAGCCGTGCGCACGCCGACGGGCTCCGATACCGAGACCGAGGACACCGTGCCTGCGCCGGCCGGGCCGCTGTTCGACGGCGCCATGCTGCCCGACCCCCATGCTTCATTCTTCGCATCGGAGTGCCGAGGTCGATAACGTGAGAACCGAGTCCCGGCCGGGAATTCCGGCCCGGGCGGTACGCACCGCCCGCGCCCTGCCGCTCACCCCGGGCATCACCCTCGCCACCGCGCAACGGGTGCTGCAGCAGATCGTCCGCGACCGCGGCAGCGTCGCGCTCATGCTGGCGATTCCCTGCATGCTGATGGTGATCCTCAAGCTGATGTTCGACGGCGCGGACGGCTCCTTCGAGCGCATCGGCCCGCAGGTCTTCGGCATCTTCCCGCTCATCGTGATGTACCTCGTCGCCTCGGTCTCGACGCTGCGGGAGCGCACCTCGGGCACCGCCGAGCGGCTGCTGACCATGCCGGTGCAGCGGCTGGACATCGTGCTCGGTTACAGCCTGGCCTTCGGCTTCCTGTCCCTGCTCCAGGCGGTGCTGGCCACGGTGCTGTCCGTGGGGCCGCTGGGGCTGGACATCAAGGGGCCGCCGTACCTGCTCGTGATCATCGCGATGCTGGGCGCGCTCCTCGGGCTGGCGCTGGGCCTCTTGGTCAGCGCCTTCGCGCGCAACGAGTTCCAGGCGGTGCAGTTCCTGCCGGCCGGGGTGCTGCCGCAGTTCCTCGTGTGCGGCCTGTTCGTGCCGCGCGAGGACATGAACGACGGACTGTCGGCGCTGGCCAAGGTGATGCCGATGACGTACGCGGTACAGGCCGCCGGCGAGGCCGCCCGGCACGACGGGGTGACCGGCATCTTCGTACGGGACGCGCTGCTGATCCTGGGGTGCGTGATCGCCGTACTGCTGGCGAGTGCGGCCACGCTCAAGCGGTGAGCACGGCGGGCGGCGCGGCCCGGATGCGGCGCCCGGTCGGCGCGGCGCCCGAGTGCGGCGGTGAGTTCCGAGTACGACACGAGGTGGGCCCGGCAGCAGTGCCGGGCCCACCTCGTCGCGTCGTGCCGGTACCTCAGTAGCCGCCGCCCGACGTGTTCCAGCCGAAGCCGCCGTTGACCTGCCCCTGGGACGGGAACGTGAACGGACCCATCCTGATCGGGCGGCCGTCGGGCCCCTCGTCGTAAGGGTCGGCGGACGACGACGCGGGCGGGGCCGCCAGCGCGGACGGAACGGCGCCGCACGTCGCGAGGGCGACAGCAATGACGGATGCGGCCGCGGCACGTCGCAGGAACGACATGGATTCTCCTTGTGTGGAGCGGGATATCTGCCGGACACCAAAATCTTAATTGCGGCATCGTCGGCGTTCACGGGCTTCCCTGGGTTTCCGCGTTTCTTCCCTCAAAGGGGGGTCCACCCACCGGGGAGATGAGCTGACGATCGCAAATCGCTTTTCGTGAAAACGACAGGAGAACGCGCTGCGGAATCATGTGTGTGTCCGGTGGCGAAGTCCACTCCGGCGCGTACGGAAATGCATGGCGGCGGCATGAACGGTGCTGCCGACCGCGGTGGCGCTGCTGGCAATTATCGCGGGGGCGGCCGCAGGGTCCGATTTCCCGTATCCGGCGCCGGCCGCCGCTCGTACGGCACGCGGAACCCCCGCCGGGCCCGCGGCCTTCCCGGACCGCGCCCGCTCCGCCACGGCCGTCCTGCGGCTGATCAACGACGAGCGGGTGAAGGCCGGTTGCCGGCCGCCGTCCGGGCCGCCGGCTCACGGCCACCGGGTACCACTGGAACCGTGTCGGCGAGGACCTCGCCCGGGGGCAGCGGGACGCCGTCACGGTCGTACGCGACTGGACGGCGAGCCCCGAACACCGCCGGACCCTGCTCACGTGCGCGTACGAGCACGCCGGCGTGGGCGTCACCGGAGAAGACCGTCAGGGGCCGTGGGGGACGGTCCTGCTCGCCACCCGATAGCCGCGACGGAGGCCCTCCAGTGCCTTCTGCCGCCCTCCCTGCGCGCCCGTGGACCCCGAAGTCCCCCGTACCCCTCGCATCCTTCTCACCGGCCTCCTCGCACCTCACACGCCCAGCAGCGCGTCGTCCCACCACCACGCCAGCGTCGGCAGTCCGCGCGGAGCCGAACGGTCGTCGTCCGCGGGCGACTCGGCCCACTCCAGGGGAGCTTCTTCCATGGGGTCCGGTACGCGCCCCAGGCTCAGATAGCGCGGCACCCGGAGTCCCCACTCCGCGTTGCCCCGGATGCCGTACCGCAGGCCCTGCAGGTAGGTGGCCAGCTCCAGCCCGGCCCCCGGGCGCACCCGGTCGTGCACCTCCATGAAGCGCAGCAGCACCCGGTCCCGGAGCCGCGTGGCGGCCGCGACGGCCTCCTGGAGCGGCAGTTCCCGGTGGCGCATCAGCACGCTGTAGATGTTCTGGTCGGTCTGCCCCCGGACCAGCTCCTTGCGCAGGGAGTGCCGGTCGTTGTCCAGCGCGGCGACCATGATGGCCATCTCGGTGAGCGCACGGACGGCAGGCCGCTCCATGTCCGCCGCGGGCACCTCGTGCCCCGTGGCGATCTCCAGCATGGCGAACGGCGGTTCGCCGCCGGCCGACAGCAGCCGCATCGCGAGGTACTCGTCCAGGTCCGGCATGCGGCCGAGCGCGGCGTTGCCGACCTGCCAGGTCACACCGGAGAGCCAGGCCCGGTGGGCGGCGATGAAGCGCCGCATCTGGAGCGGGGTGCCGAACGACCGGAACTGCTCCGCGATCTCCTGCAGGGCCGGGATGAAGCCCTCCGTCTCGTCCCGGGCCGACGGCGCTTCCAAGGCGCGCTGCACGCGGCCCGCCAGGGCGGCGAACGCGGCGGGCCGGGCGCTGAACGGGCCGTTGTCGCACCGGTTGTCGTCGAAACCGAAGCCCCAGTACACCCACAGCGACGTCCACAGCAGGCGGTCGTCGTCGGCCGCGTCGGGCGCGAACCGGGCGAAGAAGTCGGTGCTGCACGTGGCGATGACCCAGGTGCGCTCCTCGTCGGTCGCGCACATGGGGCTGCGCCGGATCCACTCCTTGGCCCGCTCGTCGACGAGGTGGGCGCGGGGGTACCTGGCGGACTCCAAGGGACAGAAGATCGCGGGGAGATCGACTTCGTTGACGGTCACGGCCATGAACTGCACACCTTGCCCTGGACGACGACGGCACGAACGGCCTCATCCTGCATCGGCCGTCACCGGGCGACCGTGACCTACATGCAGCTGGCAGGTAAACCCTCCTAACAGGGCAGAAACAGCTCGGTGTTGACGGTCAGACCTCGCGCGCGCCGTCCACCGGGCCGCCCTCACGCGCCCCGTCTCCGCCCTCGCCCTCGCCCGTCCGGTTGTCGATCTGGGTGATGGCCCACAGGGCCCAGTCACGCGACGCGGGGAGCATGTGAAGGCCGAAGCC includes these proteins:
- a CDS encoding ABC transporter permease, with protein sequence MRTESRPGIPARAVRTARALPLTPGITLATAQRVLQQIVRDRGSVALMLAIPCMLMVILKLMFDGADGSFERIGPQVFGIFPLIVMYLVASVSTLRERTSGTAERLLTMPVQRLDIVLGYSLAFGFLSLLQAVLATVLSVGPLGLDIKGPPYLLVIIAMLGALLGLALGLLVSAFARNEFQAVQFLPAGVLPQFLVCGLFVPREDMNDGLSALAKVMPMTYAVQAAGEAARHDGVTGIFVRDALLILGCVIAVLLASAATLKR
- a CDS encoding phage tail protein, translated to MEDHAVKHQWQVELGNRRVETLKSVTGVTIEQEYVELSQNSPDGKPVPDLVLGAPAFFGTLTLTRGMDKSDKFTQWIMDSRDPTKTEASAEDIILVYVNAQNDTVRKFQLTGARPISWSTTDLAAGETGQVDETLELQFVTCDPV
- a CDS encoding RRQRL motif-containing zinc-binding protein, yielding MRFYDPNGLRYGIPTYPFRLAPDGLATRRQLRARGLRPGGQEVAAQILWCSRRYRAGLRVAYLYRLDLAMPVRPMTPAKWAALAKANTARRTCPECGRDVGCTISTSLGMCVACADAPALAA
- a CDS encoding polyprenyl synthetase family protein is translated as MESPHPPGDTGDSGTALFGWARELVTPALRRVVEDLPAPQREVAGYHRGWSGAALPGAEGGGKAVRPALVFLSAMAVGAPPESVIPGAVAVELVHDFSLLHDDVIDADPLRRHRPAVWRRYGTPAAVLAGDALLVSALAVLAAEAVPHAGAATRELSRMLDDLLRGQSQDVAFESTARVRADEYLEMAAGKTGALMGCACALGGLLAGASEERTAGLRDFGRHLGIAFQCVDDLLGIWGATRRSGKPVGADVAARKKSLPVAVALADTGPAGRRLAELYDRTEPLSAADVATATELIEQAGGREATAVEARRQVGAAMRALARAEPVPSVYRQLHDLALLITRRDH
- a CDS encoding glycosyltransferase, which encodes MTRIITIMTAVHAPGAEHLPAAYQSLTEQELPHGWNWQWVIQEDGETEAVAPHVPDDDRVTFGQGRAGRAAMARTMGLSRARGEFVKVLDADDMLTPGTLARDIAALGDDEIGWTTSRVLDLLPDGTTVGFDGDPAPGVIECGAVLDFWKAHDYRAQVHPATLCVRRELLLALGGWMALPASEDTGLLLALNAVSRGWFNSEAGLLYRKWPGQVTGQAAHVHAGEREARMAVVEARARALADLPGWRFGKATADGSR
- a CDS encoding GntR family transcriptional regulator — protein: MAKAYERIADDLRQRIRAGELKAGERLPAETKLVEQYRKSLPTVRQALGVLQAEGLIEKQHGRGNVVRKPRQLVTRTNERHQREKGRARQSLDKRQETGATELDTGLTTSDLVFSAEYGETEADDDLAQAFSVPVGTRLLERVYRTRYREEEAPFNVSRSRLLYDVAAANPALLDEGNEPWPGGTQSQLHSVDVEVDRVVERVSARPPTAEEAEDLGLTAGVAVMVLRKTCIDTNGRVVEVADVTLPGDRTELKFVTPLDRW
- a CDS encoding terpene synthase family protein, producing MAVTVNEVDLPAIFCPLESARYPRAHLVDERAKEWIRRSPMCATDEERTWVIATCSTDFFARFAPDAADDDRLLWTSLWVYWGFGFDDNRCDNGPFSARPAAFAALAGRVQRALEAPSARDETEGFIPALQEIAEQFRSFGTPLQMRRFIAAHRAWLSGVTWQVGNAALGRMPDLDEYLAMRLLSAGGEPPFAMLEIATGHEVPAADMERPAVRALTEMAIMVAALDNDRHSLRKELVRGQTDQNIYSVLMRHRELPLQEAVAAATRLRDRVLLRFMEVHDRVRPGAGLELATYLQGLRYGIRGNAEWGLRVPRYLSLGRVPDPMEEAPLEWAESPADDDRSAPRGLPTLAWWWDDALLGV
- a CDS encoding DUF6284 family protein encodes the protein MKHIAAVQAVVTATPVDGEPSAAELDAIEREMPVIQAEVELLDVQISLLDQPPSELGAQRLRRACRKVLAARTALANQAGMGDAA